The Streptomyces kanamyceticus genome window below encodes:
- a CDS encoding ABC transporter substrate-binding protein, translating to MLSVNRSHSRSGSPLPRRRALRTGALALTGALALAACGSSDSDGSGASGTTHTVKTAMGDVKVKEHPQRVVVLDTAELDSAITLGVRPVGATHVEASSGFLDYLPKDEVGGIKDVGEMMTPNMEAIAALKPDLILTSKIRHAAKYDQLKAIAPTVMTETTGYPWKENFQVHADALGKKAEARKVVADYTAHTKKVTAAIGGPAKARQTEVNVIRFIEGADIRLYGDQSYIATILKDVGLGRAPISAKAKDGFSYDLSPEKIDLADTDVIFQSTYGDPTKAKETQTVGSGLWKNMKAVKSGNVHTVDDELWIQGIGYTAADKILDQLQSDLTKKK from the coding sequence ATGCTTTCCGTGAACCGCTCCCACTCCCGCTCCGGTTCCCCGCTGCCGCGCCGTCGCGCCCTGCGCACCGGCGCGCTGGCCCTCACCGGCGCGCTCGCCCTCGCCGCCTGCGGCTCGTCGGACTCCGACGGGTCCGGCGCCTCGGGCACGACCCACACGGTCAAGACCGCCATGGGCGACGTCAAGGTGAAGGAGCACCCGCAGCGCGTCGTCGTCCTCGACACCGCCGAGCTGGACTCCGCGATCACGCTGGGCGTACGGCCGGTAGGCGCCACCCACGTCGAGGCGTCCTCGGGCTTCCTGGACTACCTGCCCAAGGACGAGGTCGGCGGCATCAAGGACGTCGGCGAGATGATGACCCCGAACATGGAGGCCATCGCCGCGCTCAAGCCGGACCTGATCCTGACCTCCAAGATCCGGCACGCCGCCAAGTACGACCAGCTCAAGGCGATCGCGCCGACCGTCATGACGGAGACCACCGGCTACCCCTGGAAGGAGAACTTCCAGGTGCACGCCGACGCGCTCGGCAAGAAGGCCGAGGCGAGGAAGGTCGTCGCCGACTACACGGCGCACACCAAGAAGGTCACCGCGGCCATCGGCGGCCCGGCCAAGGCCCGGCAGACCGAGGTCAACGTCATCCGCTTCATCGAGGGCGCCGACATCCGCCTCTACGGCGACCAGAGCTACATCGCGACGATCCTCAAGGACGTCGGTCTCGGCCGCGCCCCGATCTCCGCGAAGGCCAAGGACGGCTTCTCCTACGACCTGTCCCCCGAGAAGATCGACCTCGCGGACACGGACGTCATCTTCCAGTCCACGTACGGCGATCCGACGAAGGCCAAGGAGACGCAGACCGTCGGCAGCGGCCTGTGGAAGAACATGAAGGCCGTGAAGTCGGGCAACGTCCACACGGTCGACGACGAGCTGTGGATCCAGGGCATCGGCTACACGGCCGCGGACAAGATCCTGGACCAGCTGCAGTCGGATCTGACGAAGAAGAAGTAG
- a CDS encoding glycosyltransferase 87 family protein, whose translation MTARNATLRSPTAAALLLGLSLAALAALCVVQRVPMADALVYRAEGAAVAGGSDLYGFTVTEWELPATYPPFAAILFVPTTWLPLGALKAVFLVGNVALLALLVRLSCTLVGLSVRAPLLCAATAVALWLEPVFQTVLFGQINLALACLVLWDLTRPPGTPGKGFALGVAAGIKLTPAVFIAYYLVTGRVREGVTALAALAGTVAFGALVLPAATVDFFTRRVFETGRVGKAWIVDNQSLQGLLARVLHEAEPGAAWAVPAVLVGVGGLWLAARVHARTPDSARAVLVTALTALLVSPISWSHHWVWCVPLLALLVAEGRWRLAVAVAALFTARTFWLLPHEGDLDLHLPWWQQPLASPYALLGLGLGPGLLASVLGQQNVRVVEHPQDDEQEAAARHHVLSHDL comes from the coding sequence GTGACAGCACGGAACGCGACCTTACGATCACCCACCGCAGCCGCCCTGCTCCTCGGGCTCTCCCTCGCCGCCCTGGCCGCCCTGTGCGTCGTCCAGCGCGTGCCGATGGCCGACGCGCTGGTCTACCGGGCCGAGGGTGCCGCGGTCGCGGGCGGCAGTGATCTGTACGGATTCACGGTCACCGAGTGGGAACTGCCCGCCACCTACCCGCCGTTCGCCGCGATCCTCTTCGTACCGACGACCTGGCTGCCCCTCGGCGCCCTGAAAGCCGTCTTCCTCGTGGGCAACGTCGCGCTGCTCGCGCTCCTGGTCCGGCTCTCCTGCACGCTGGTGGGCCTGTCCGTCCGCGCCCCGCTGCTGTGCGCCGCGACCGCCGTCGCCCTCTGGCTCGAACCCGTCTTCCAGACCGTCCTGTTCGGGCAGATCAACCTCGCGCTCGCCTGCCTCGTCCTGTGGGACCTCACCCGGCCGCCCGGCACGCCGGGCAAGGGCTTCGCGCTGGGTGTCGCGGCCGGGATCAAGCTGACGCCCGCCGTCTTCATCGCGTACTACCTGGTGACGGGCCGCGTACGCGAAGGGGTCACGGCCCTCGCCGCCCTCGCGGGCACCGTGGCGTTCGGGGCGCTCGTGCTGCCCGCCGCCACCGTCGACTTCTTCACGCGGCGCGTCTTCGAGACGGGGCGGGTCGGCAAGGCGTGGATCGTCGACAACCAGTCGCTGCAGGGGCTTCTCGCCCGGGTCCTGCACGAGGCGGAGCCGGGCGCCGCGTGGGCCGTACCGGCGGTGCTCGTCGGGGTCGGCGGCCTGTGGCTCGCCGCGCGGGTCCACGCGAGGACACCGGACTCCGCGCGGGCCGTCCTCGTGACGGCCCTCACCGCCCTCCTCGTCTCCCCCATCAGCTGGTCCCACCACTGGGTGTGGTGCGTGCCGCTGCTGGCGCTGCTGGTCGCGGAGGGCAGGTGGCGCCTTGCCGTGGCGGTGGCCGCGCTCTTCACGGCCCGCACGTTCTGGCTGCTTCCGCACGAGGGAGACCTGGACCTCCACCTGCCGTGGTGGCAGCAGCCGTTGGCTTCGCCGTACGCGCTGCTCGGCCTGGGGCTGGGACCAGGGCTCCTCGCCTCAGTCCTCGGCCAGCAGAATGTCCGCGTCGTCGAACACCCGCAGGACGACGAGCAGGAGGCGGCCGCGCGACACCATGTACTCAGCCACGATCTGTGA
- a CDS encoding DNA repair helicase XPB codes for MNGPLIVQSDKTLLLEVDHEQADACRRVIAPFAELERAPEHIHTYRVTPLGLWNARAAGHDAEQVVDALVEFSRYPVPHALLVDIAETMARYGRLTLSKHPTHGLVLTTTDRPVLEEILRSKKVQPLVGERVDPDTVVVHPSERGQVKQTLLKLGWPAEDLAGYVDGEAHKIDLDERGWALRPYQQQAVEGFWHGGSGVVVLPCGAGKTLVGAGAMAQAKATTLILVTNTVSARQWKHELVKRTSLTEDEIGEYSGTRKEIRPVTIATYQVLTTKRKGIYPHLELFDSRDWGLVIYDEVHLLPAPVFKFTADLQARRRLGLTATLVREDGRESDVFSLIGPKRFDAPWKEIEAQGYIAPADCVEVRVNLTDSERLAYATAEAEEKYRFCATTATKRKVTEALVKKHAGEQTLVIGQYIDQLDELGEHLDAPVIKGETTNAQREKLFDAFREGEISVLVVSKVANFSIDLPEATVAIQVSGTFGSRQEEAQRLGRVLRPKADGHEARFYSVVARDTIDQDFAAHRQRFLAEQGYAYRIMDADELLAG; via the coding sequence GTGAACGGTCCTCTTATTGTCCAGTCGGACAAGACCCTCCTGCTCGAGGTCGACCACGAGCAGGCCGATGCCTGCCGACGTGTCATCGCGCCCTTCGCGGAGCTGGAGCGTGCTCCGGAGCACATCCACACCTATCGTGTGACGCCGCTCGGGCTGTGGAACGCGCGGGCGGCGGGGCACGACGCCGAGCAGGTCGTGGACGCGCTCGTGGAGTTCTCGCGGTATCCCGTGCCGCACGCCCTGCTCGTCGACATCGCCGAGACCATGGCGCGGTACGGACGGCTCACGCTCTCCAAGCACCCCACCCACGGGCTCGTCCTGACCACCACCGACCGGCCCGTACTCGAAGAGATCCTGCGGTCGAAGAAGGTGCAGCCGCTCGTCGGCGAGCGGGTCGACCCGGACACCGTCGTCGTGCACCCCTCCGAGCGCGGGCAGGTCAAGCAGACCCTGCTCAAGCTGGGCTGGCCCGCCGAGGACCTCGCCGGGTACGTCGACGGCGAGGCCCACAAGATCGACCTCGACGAGCGCGGCTGGGCGCTGCGGCCCTACCAGCAGCAGGCCGTCGAGGGGTTCTGGCACGGCGGGAGCGGTGTGGTCGTGCTGCCCTGCGGGGCGGGCAAGACCCTCGTCGGCGCCGGGGCCATGGCGCAGGCCAAGGCCACCACCCTCATCCTCGTCACCAACACCGTCTCCGCCCGCCAGTGGAAGCACGAGCTGGTGAAGCGCACCTCGCTCACCGAGGACGAGATCGGCGAGTACAGCGGGACCAGGAAAGAGATCCGGCCCGTCACCATCGCCACGTACCAGGTGCTCACGACGAAGCGGAAGGGCATCTATCCGCACCTTGAGCTCTTCGACTCGCGCGACTGGGGGCTCGTGATCTACGACGAGGTGCACCTGCTCCCCGCGCCCGTCTTCAAGTTCACCGCCGACCTCCAGGCGCGCCGCCGCCTCGGGCTCACCGCCACCCTCGTACGCGAGGACGGGCGCGAGTCGGACGTCTTCTCGCTCATCGGGCCCAAGCGCTTCGACGCCCCGTGGAAGGAGATCGAGGCGCAGGGCTACATCGCGCCCGCCGACTGCGTGGAGGTCCGCGTCAACCTCACCGACAGCGAGCGGCTCGCCTATGCCACCGCCGAGGCCGAGGAGAAGTACCGGTTCTGCGCCACGACCGCCACCAAGCGGAAGGTGACCGAGGCGCTGGTCAAGAAGCACGCCGGTGAGCAGACCCTCGTCATCGGGCAGTACATCGACCAGCTCGACGAGCTCGGCGAGCACCTGGACGCGCCCGTCATCAAGGGCGAGACGACCAACGCGCAGCGCGAGAAGCTCTTCGACGCCTTCCGGGAAGGCGAGATCTCCGTCCTCGTCGTCTCCAAGGTCGCCAACTTCTCCATCGACCTGCCGGAGGCCACCGTCGCCATCCAGGTGTCCGGCACGTTCGGCTCGCGCCAGGAGGAGGCGCAGCGGCTCGGGCGCGTGCTGCGGCCCAAGGCCGACGGCCACGAGGCCCGCTTCTACTCCGTCGTCGCCCGCGACACCATCGACCAGGACTTCGCCGCCCACCGGCAGCGGTTCCTCGCCGAGCAGGGGTACGCGTACCGGATCATGGACGCGGACGAGCTGCTCGCCGGGTAG
- a CDS encoding DUF2157 domain-containing protein translates to MGIESDQLVFDYLSRVGDLAQQRQLPSGTRMRLVSRLRNEIDRSRAKAVADNPAAIRRILTRLGTPEEVVESAGDASGEGSGDAFGHASRDVPAARSEPRAGVPSQRGPRTRRTRAEPEESGRDGGSEGLPKALRRMVPRPRRTPAPAPAPEPEAPDSPPYEERPSPPHLAGTDELGPSGSEPDWWRVDSSPFGFADSVPGFVGGVEIPEILKPPPSPDDERGPNLRKRAPRAKEDEGDEEYEGDEDEEAVEAEESGRGRRWRVPRPRPGGAGEGPAFSNPLLLLAAALLTVGAILGNLIALGVGWLIAYASRRLSRTEAKMAALGLPALSVAAGLTWLWGRSEGRWGDPIEDGHMSGAIADTWPWVVRGAAVASALFLLWRSQRQRH, encoded by the coding sequence GTGGGGATCGAGAGCGATCAGCTGGTCTTCGACTATCTGAGCCGGGTCGGAGACCTCGCCCAGCAGCGGCAGTTGCCGTCCGGCACCCGGATGCGACTGGTCTCCCGGCTCCGGAACGAGATCGACCGCAGCAGGGCCAAGGCGGTCGCCGACAACCCCGCCGCCATCCGCCGCATCCTGACCCGCCTCGGCACGCCGGAAGAGGTCGTCGAATCGGCGGGCGACGCGTCAGGGGAGGGATCCGGCGACGCGTTCGGTCACGCGTCCAGAGACGTACCGGCGGCGCGGAGCGAGCCACGCGCGGGCGTGCCGTCACAGCGCGGGCCACGGACCCGGCGTACGCGTGCCGAACCTGAGGAGAGCGGGCGGGACGGCGGCTCCGAGGGGCTTCCCAAGGCGCTGCGCCGCATGGTCCCGAGGCCGCGCCGCACCCCGGCCCCGGCCCCGGCCCCGGAACCGGAGGCGCCCGACTCCCCGCCGTACGAGGAGCGCCCTTCGCCGCCCCACCTCGCGGGCACCGACGAGCTCGGGCCGAGCGGCTCGGAGCCCGACTGGTGGCGGGTGGACAGCAGCCCGTTCGGCTTCGCGGACAGCGTGCCCGGCTTCGTCGGGGGCGTGGAGATCCCCGAGATACTCAAGCCCCCACCGTCCCCCGACGACGAGCGCGGACCGAACCTCCGCAAACGGGCGCCCAGGGCGAAGGAGGACGAGGGGGACGAGGAGTACGAGGGGGACGAGGACGAAGAGGCGGTAGAGGCCGAGGAGTCGGGGCGCGGGCGGCGCTGGCGCGTTCCCCGGCCGCGGCCGGGCGGCGCGGGCGAAGGCCCGGCCTTCAGCAACCCGCTGCTCCTGCTCGCCGCCGCGCTCCTCACCGTCGGCGCCATCCTCGGCAACCTCATCGCGCTCGGCGTCGGCTGGCTCATCGCCTACGCGTCGCGCAGGCTCTCCCGTACCGAGGCGAAGATGGCCGCCCTGGGGCTGCCCGCGCTCTCGGTGGCCGCGGGGCTCACCTGGCTGTGGGGCCGCAGTGAGGGGCGCTGGGGCGACCCGATCGAGGACGGGCACATGAGCGGTGCCATCGCCGACACCTGGCCGTGGGTGGTGCGTGGCGCGGCCGTCGCCTCCGCGCTCTTCCTGCTGTGGAGATCGCAGCGGCAGCGGCACTGA
- a CDS encoding ABC transporter ATP-binding protein has translation MTAAARLTASELTLAYEDRTVVDRLDLAIPDGKVTVIVGPNACGKSTTLRALGRLLKPKSGAVLLDGEALAKLPTKRIAQQIGLLPQTPVAPEAITVGDLVARGRQPHQHWWQQWSDADEQAVTEAMERTDVAALAERSVDELSGGQRQRVWIAMALAQDTDLLLLDEPTTYLDISHQVEVLDLVRQLNHDRGRTVVVVLHDLNQAARYADHLIAMKQGEVVAEGAPSKIVTEDLVREVFGLECVVVPDPVTGSPLVVPGAPWSATAPARTGTSV, from the coding sequence GTGACAGCCGCCGCCCGCCTTACGGCCAGCGAGCTGACCCTCGCCTACGAGGACCGCACGGTCGTCGACCGCCTCGACCTCGCGATCCCCGACGGCAAGGTCACCGTGATCGTCGGCCCCAACGCCTGCGGCAAGTCCACGACCCTGCGCGCCCTCGGCCGCCTCCTGAAGCCGAAGAGCGGCGCCGTCCTGCTCGACGGCGAGGCGCTGGCCAAGCTCCCGACGAAGCGGATCGCCCAGCAGATCGGGCTGCTCCCGCAGACGCCCGTGGCCCCCGAGGCGATCACCGTCGGAGACCTCGTCGCGCGCGGCCGCCAGCCGCACCAGCACTGGTGGCAGCAGTGGTCCGACGCGGACGAGCAGGCGGTGACCGAGGCGATGGAGCGCACCGACGTCGCGGCCCTCGCCGAGCGCTCCGTCGACGAGCTCTCCGGCGGCCAGCGCCAGCGCGTGTGGATCGCGATGGCCCTCGCCCAGGACACCGACCTGCTCCTCCTGGACGAGCCCACGACCTACCTGGACATCTCCCACCAGGTCGAGGTCCTCGACCTGGTACGTCAGTTGAACCACGACCGGGGCCGTACGGTCGTGGTCGTGCTGCACGACCTCAACCAGGCCGCGCGGTACGCCGACCACCTCATCGCCATGAAGCAGGGCGAGGTCGTCGCCGAGGGAGCCCCCTCGAAGATCGTCACCGAGGATCTCGTACGCGAGGTCTTCGGCCTGGAGTGTGTGGTGGTGCCGGACCCCGTGACCGGCTCCCCCTTGGTCGTCCCCGGGGCACCGTGGTCCGCGACCGCGCCCGCCCGCACCGGCACATCCGTGTGA